The genomic region AAGAGATCGCGGCCAAGGCCGTGGGCGCGTAGCCGGAGGAAGGTATGAGCAAGGCGAAGTTCGAGCGGAAGAAGCCGCACGTGAACGTGGGGACGATCGGGCACGTGGATCACGGGAAGACGACGTTGACGGCGGCGATCACGAAGACGCAGGCGGCGAAGAAGTTGGCGG from Deltaproteobacteria bacterium harbors:
- the tuf gene encoding elongation factor Tu (EF-Tu; promotes GTP-dependent binding of aminoacyl-tRNA to the A-site of ribosomes during protein biosynthesis; when the tRNA anticodon matches the mRNA codon, GTP hydrolysis results; the inactive EF-Tu-GDP leaves the ribosome and release of GDP is promoted by elongation factor Ts; many prokaryotes have two copies of the gene encoding EF-Tu), whose product is MSKAKFERKKPHVNVGTIGHVDHGKTTLTAAITKTQAAKKLA